From Ruminococcus sp. HUN007, a single genomic window includes:
- a CDS encoding PD-(D/E)XK nuclease family protein, whose translation MLRFILGEAGSGKSSAIIERIKTHAESGRRIFVIVPEQFSFEYERKMYQKLGSSVSNSINVLSFTRLARLIFDTFGSRSGEYADDSTKAALMYLALKEIRKNKSFMFFGRQAESRSFINDALEIVADLRRASVTADSLASRINGMDEKLKEKASDISMIYSAYDSIMTERGFRDSLTDITEAAAAANMNDFFEDTVCFIDEFDSFSPDELEMIDVMTAECSEINIALCTPETEKKENSLFSTVNTTYARLKALAEKYRTEQKTELLTENHRFRNDAVKKLSGSIFRRRTAPVPSEGAVQITEAKDLYREADFVCSYIRKLVDENECRYGEITIASRQPEDYDIILKSALERYGIPYFSDEETPVMHTSIVILITSLLDLSGMKKIQSDVLFRYAKTGLTPVSLTETAFLENFCYKWNVDGAMWEESFTDTGLSGTERKENLANAEALRMRLADPIIALRKKMKGSTAAQMCRYIYEFLEEQEITKNVSGLIAEYKNNGITDTASELERLWNCIMDTFDTVAEVLGDEITDPSEFAELFTLIVRQNRFLAPPQKLDIVSVVSAEKARVEGQKVIFVTGANEGILPFAAKSSGLLSSTDKEAFEKLGIDLGKDTKRLLADERFVVYRLFSSASERVIISYPLCDAQGGTRFPSYILNQIAGMYTDNIRKPAAEYDVLFYSPTPAAAYRNYVQGMFRDEQEKASLREALLNIPEYKSKIEYLDSIGKDGVHAVSDSSLIGRLMGDRIQVSATSFEDYSECHFRYFCKYGLHIRARDRREMDFRDLGSLVHSCLENILSGCSTKDEFISLTDEVITEKIKEFAEKYKAENLAGDFGKNARLDSKFEKFTEDTLYLVNHLKKELAASQFMPEKFEFEINEATCGEPFRIKGHEGTEIILKGKIDRVDSYTDPETGEKFIRIIDYKTGVKSFELEKILYGIDIQMLLYLFSVTSGGGVYGDSIPAGVLYMPSGSIELGRDRTGDDDTEAYLSKFYRMSGVVLKELKVLRAMEENIAGIYIPAKLTADAVKKGTFELDKTRSRCLTRPQFERLRRHVREMLEKMAADLLDGDVSALPLNYDTQKDVCRFCDYKEICGNFPRKYERFVPDDVKELKMNILGSDGEEKIDGLD comes from the coding sequence ATGTTAAGATTCATACTTGGAGAGGCAGGTTCCGGAAAGTCATCTGCCATAATAGAAAGAATAAAGACGCATGCGGAAAGCGGCAGGAGAATATTTGTTATAGTTCCCGAGCAGTTTTCTTTTGAATATGAGCGTAAGATGTATCAGAAACTCGGAAGCTCTGTGTCGAACAGTATAAATGTTCTCAGCTTTACACGGCTTGCCCGCCTGATATTCGATACTTTCGGAAGCCGTTCCGGTGAATATGCGGACGACAGCACAAAGGCCGCACTTATGTATCTCGCACTTAAGGAGATACGAAAAAATAAATCATTTATGTTTTTCGGAAGGCAGGCGGAAAGCAGATCGTTTATAAACGATGCCCTTGAAATAGTCGCAGACCTCAGACGTGCTTCGGTTACAGCTGACAGTCTTGCTTCACGTATAAACGGCATGGATGAAAAGCTGAAGGAAAAGGCGTCGGACATATCCATGATCTATTCGGCTTACGACAGCATAATGACTGAACGCGGATTTCGTGACAGTCTTACAGATATAACCGAGGCAGCGGCTGCCGCCAATATGAATGACTTTTTTGAGGATACCGTCTGCTTCATCGATGAGTTCGATTCATTCAGTCCGGATGAACTGGAAATGATCGATGTCATGACAGCAGAGTGTTCGGAAATAAATATCGCTCTGTGTACACCGGAGACGGAAAAGAAGGAGAATTCACTGTTTTCGACTGTTAATACCACTTATGCAAGGCTTAAGGCCTTAGCTGAAAAGTACAGGACAGAACAGAAAACTGAGCTTCTTACGGAGAATCATCGTTTCAGAAACGATGCAGTTAAGAAACTGAGCGGAAGTATCTTCAGAAGAAGGACGGCTCCGGTTCCGTCCGAAGGAGCTGTACAGATAACCGAGGCGAAAGACCTTTACAGGGAAGCTGATTTTGTATGCTCATATATCAGAAAACTCGTTGACGAAAATGAATGCCGGTACGGTGAGATAACCATAGCTTCACGTCAGCCGGAGGATTATGACATCATACTTAAGTCAGCGCTTGAACGCTACGGCATCCCTTATTTTTCCGATGAGGAAACTCCGGTCATGCATACTTCCATAGTAATACTGATAACATCACTTCTTGATTTGTCCGGTATGAAAAAAATTCAGAGCGACGTTCTTTTCCGTTATGCCAAGACCGGTCTTACTCCGGTCTCACTGACCGAAACAGCATTTCTTGAAAACTTCTGCTACAAGTGGAATGTTGACGGGGCCATGTGGGAGGAAAGCTTTACTGATACCGGACTTTCCGGTACGGAAAGGAAAGAGAATCTTGCAAATGCCGAAGCACTCAGGATGAGACTTGCCGATCCGATCATTGCGCTCCGTAAAAAGATGAAGGGAAGCACGGCGGCGCAGATGTGCCGGTATATCTATGAATTCCTTGAGGAACAGGAGATAACGAAAAATGTCTCCGGTCTTATTGCAGAATACAAAAACAACGGAATAACTGATACAGCTTCGGAACTGGAACGTCTGTGGAACTGTATCATGGACACCTTCGATACGGTTGCTGAAGTACTGGGCGATGAGATTACAGATCCTTCTGAATTTGCAGAGCTGTTCACACTTATCGTAAGGCAGAACAGATTCCTTGCACCTCCGCAGAAACTCGATATCGTTTCGGTAGTGTCAGCTGAAAAGGCGAGAGTTGAAGGACAGAAGGTGATTTTCGTTACGGGCGCAAATGAAGGAATTCTTCCGTTTGCGGCAAAGTCATCAGGACTTTTGAGCAGCACTGACAAGGAAGCGTTTGAAAAACTTGGCATCGATCTCGGCAAGGACACAAAGCGCCTTCTGGCAGATGAAAGATTTGTGGTGTACCGTCTGTTTTCATCTGCTTCAGAACGCGTGATAATTTCCTATCCGCTCTGCGATGCACAGGGAGGAACACGCTTTCCGTCGTATATACTTAACCAGATAGCCGGCATGTATACGGACAATATAAGAAAACCGGCCGCGGAATATGACGTGCTGTTCTATTCACCGACACCTGCTGCCGCTTACCGCAATTACGTTCAGGGCATGTTCCGTGATGAGCAGGAAAAAGCCTCGCTGCGCGAAGCGCTTTTAAATATTCCTGAGTATAAAAGCAAAATAGAGTACCTCGATTCTATCGGTAAAGACGGAGTACACGCCGTAAGTGACAGCTCGCTTATTGGCAGACTTATGGGCGACAGAATACAGGTGTCGGCAACCTCGTTTGAAGATTACAGCGAGTGCCATTTCCGCTATTTCTGTAAATACGGACTTCACATCAGAGCCCGCGACAGGAGAGAGATGGATTTCAGAGATCTCGGAAGTCTTGTTCACAGCTGCCTTGAAAACATTCTTTCCGGATGCAGCACGAAGGATGAGTTTATCTCGCTGACTGATGAGGTCATTACAGAAAAAATTAAGGAGTTCGCTGAAAAATACAAGGCTGAAAACCTTGCAGGCGATTTCGGCAAAAATGCGAGACTTGATTCGAAGTTTGAAAAGTTTACGGAAGATACGCTGTATCTTGTGAACCATCTTAAGAAAGAACTGGCTGCTTCACAGTTCATGCCGGAAAAATTCGAGTTTGAGATAAATGAGGCGACCTGCGGGGAGCCGTTCCGAATAAAAGGGCATGAAGGCACCGAGATCATACTTAAGGGCAAGATCGACCGTGTTGACAGCTACACCGATCCTGAAACAGGTGAAAAATTCATAAGGATCATAGACTACAAGACCGGCGTTAAAAGCTTTGAACTTGAAAAGATACTCTACGGCATCGACATACAGATGCTTCTCTATCTTTTCTCAGTTACATCCGGGGGCGGAGTTTACGGCGATTCCATACCTGCCGGAGTTCTCTACATGCCTTCAGGATCGATAGAACTCGGACGTGACAGGACCGGAGACGATGATACCGAAGCGTATCTCAGCAAATTTTACCGTATGAGCGGTGTAGTACTGAAGGAACTGAAGGTACTCCGTGCTATGGAGGAGAATATAGCCGGTATATACATCCCTGCAAAGCTTACGGCAGATGCGGTGAAAAAAGGCACGTTTGAACTGGACAAAACAAGAAGCCGCTGCCTTACAAGACCGCAGTTCGAGCGCCTTCGCAGACATGTAAGAGAAATGCTTGAAAAAATGGCGGCCGATCTTCTTGACGGTGATGTAAGTGCACTGCCGCTTAACTACGATACACAGAAAGATGTCTGCAGATTCTGCGACTACAAAGAGATATGCGGAAACTTTCCTCGTAAGTACGAACGCTTTGTTCCGGACGATGTTAAGGAACTGAAAATGAATATTCTCGGAAGTGACGGGGAGGAGAAAATAGATGGGCTGGACTAA
- a CDS encoding AraC family transcriptional regulator: MEWMRIIGDSIQYIEDHITEGVTADDAAKAVGVSPFYFQKGFAMLCGFSAAEYIRNRRLALAGNDLLITDEKIIDIAMKYGYDSPDSFTKAFTRFHGVSPSSVRRDEVLLKTFAPLKLKLSLEGGYLMDYKIIKKDAFTVIANAKTFSYEGAKENVPQFWQEHYASGCGKYVMGMYGINIDTAMGRENFEYLIADPYDPEKEVPEGLVTRTIPSFEWAVFPCRGAMPDALQDVNTKIFTEWLPALKDYEFAAGYCVEYYDDPTKYEKGTKDGNYYCEIWIPVKKK; encoded by the coding sequence ATGGAGTGGATGAGGATAATAGGCGATTCGATTCAGTATATTGAGGATCATATCACTGAAGGTGTAACGGCAGATGATGCGGCGAAAGCTGTGGGTGTGTCTCCGTTCTATTTTCAGAAAGGATTTGCAATGCTCTGCGGATTCAGCGCTGCGGAATATATCCGTAACAGAAGACTGGCTCTTGCGGGAAATGATCTTCTGATAACTGATGAAAAGATAATCGATATCGCCATGAAGTACGGGTATGACTCTCCGGACAGTTTTACCAAAGCTTTTACAAGATTCCACGGCGTTTCACCTTCATCCGTGCGCAGGGATGAGGTGCTTCTCAAGACCTTTGCTCCGCTGAAACTGAAGCTGTCATTAGAAGGAGGATATCTCATGGATTACAAGATCATTAAGAAGGACGCTTTTACGGTTATCGCTAATGCAAAGACATTTTCATACGAAGGTGCAAAGGAAAATGTTCCGCAGTTCTGGCAGGAACATTACGCATCAGGCTGCGGAAAATATGTAATGGGAATGTACGGTATCAATATCGACACCGCTATGGGCAGGGAAAATTTTGAATACCTTATCGCAGATCCGTATGATCCGGAAAAGGAGGTGCCGGAGGGATTAGTCACAAGAACTATACCTTCATTTGAATGGGCGGTTTTCCCGTGCAGAGGAGCAATGCCGGACGCACTTCAGGACGTAAACACCAAGATCTTCACAGAATGGCTTCCGGCGTTAAAGGATTATGAGTTTGCAGCCGGATACTGCGTGGAGTATTATGATGATCCGACCAAGTACGAAAAGGGTACTAAAGACGGGAATTATTACTGCGAGATCTGGATCCCGGTGAAGAAGAAATAA